In a genomic window of Pseudomonas oryzihabitans:
- a CDS encoding leucine zipper domain-containing protein — protein MVNTCSEAEVSRPMPWQERSTMALREEFVDLAQQAGANVCLLYRRFGMSPTTAYKWLARARAGEALTDRSHRPVTSPGRCAPERKAQVMAMCAQHPAWGHASWRVDWRVRAYRCRPSARCMGSWSGLCRLGIQPGTGPSPTRAYQNPAPSMPPPLPRGEGWGEGRPPPQ, from the coding sequence ATGGTGAACACCTGTTCGGAGGCAGAAGTGAGCAGGCCGATGCCGTGGCAGGAGAGGTCCACGATGGCGTTACGCGAAGAGTTTGTTGACTTGGCACAACAGGCCGGAGCGAACGTATGCTTGCTGTATCGCCGTTTCGGCATGAGTCCGACGACGGCATATAAATGGCTGGCGCGTGCCAGGGCCGGCGAGGCGCTGACGGATCGCTCACACCGTCCGGTGACATCGCCAGGACGCTGTGCACCGGAACGGAAGGCGCAGGTCATGGCCATGTGCGCGCAGCACCCGGCCTGGGGGCACGCAAGCTGGCGCGTCGACTGGAGGGTCAGGGCGTACCGATGCCGGCCATCAGCACGGTGCATGGGATCCTGGTCAGGGTTATGCCGGTTGGGTATACAACCTGGTACTGGGCCAAGTCCGACCAGGGCGTACCAAAATCCCGCCCCCTCGATGCCGCCCCCTCTCCCTCGGGGAGAGGGTTGGGGTGAGGGCCGCCCCCCACCCCAATGA
- a CDS encoding helix-turn-helix domain-containing protein, whose amino-acid sequence MQMPNKIKELRVARAWSQEHLAELAGISARTVQRIENGEQASLETLGALAAVLEVRIVDLTEQTTQAGGAAVDERITDARDRVAAESKFYWRVLRGLVICLFLYFLNRATSPDSHWSWWVAAIWGVLLAVRGLQIFVLRDRIARWQQIRLQKLLRK is encoded by the coding sequence ATGCAAATGCCGAACAAGATCAAGGAACTTCGCGTGGCACGAGCCTGGTCGCAAGAGCACCTGGCTGAGTTGGCGGGTATCAGTGCTCGCACCGTGCAACGCATCGAAAACGGCGAACAGGCCAGCCTGGAGACACTCGGCGCGCTGGCTGCCGTACTGGAAGTCCGGATTGTCGATCTGACCGAGCAAACCACTCAAGCAGGCGGGGCAGCCGTAGACGAGCGGATCACCGATGCCCGTGACCGAGTAGCGGCGGAAAGCAAATTCTACTGGCGAGTGCTGCGTGGCCTGGTGATTTGTCTATTTCTCTATTTCCTGAACCGCGCTACCTCACCTGATAGTCATTGGTCTTGGTGGGTCGCGGCTATCTGGGGCGTCTTGCTGGCAGTGCGTGGCCTACAGATCTTCGTATTGCGCGACCGGATTGCCCGCTGGCAGCAAATCCGGCTGCAAAAACTTCTTCGCAAATAA
- a CDS encoding nucleotide pyrophosphohydrolase: MDLPALLSRLHAIRDANAWRRYHNPKNLAMAASVEMAELVEIFQWKSDAEARALTAAEREHAGQEIADVLLYLLQLGSELELDVEQAVLAKLADNERRFLP, translated from the coding sequence ATGGATCTCCCCGCCCTGCTCTCCCGCCTGCACGCCATCCGCGACGCCAATGCCTGGCGGCGTTACCACAACCCCAAGAACCTGGCGATGGCCGCCAGTGTCGAGATGGCCGAGCTGGTGGAAATCTTCCAGTGGAAAAGCGATGCCGAGGCGCGCGCGCTAACCGCTGCCGAGCGCGAACATGCCGGCCAGGAGATCGCCGACGTCCTGCTCTATCTGCTGCAACTGGGCAGCGAACTGGAGCTGGACGTGGAACAGGCGGTGCTGGCCAAGCTGGCCGACAACGAGAGGCGCTTCCTGCCGTGA
- a CDS encoding TonB-dependent siderophore receptor, with translation MKPTLAPLAARILAAIAGTACPLVQAADSPLDLPSDTITSSVIETQEGVAQGYQGKPTTGTTRLNLTNQQTPQGVTSVTRERMDDFRQESVRDVLDYTPGINVQKVETDRTYFTSRGFDITNFQYDGSGMPFFWGVLVGDIDTAPYEQVDILHGANGVMTGLGNPSATVNFVRKRPTYTPEAEVTLSADSWDKRRLDIDVSGPLTESGNVRGRLIYANENKNSYLDRYSREKNVFAGLLAFDLSERDTLTVGFEQQKSDANGASWGALPLTDASGNAIHYHSVHSNIAQPWVYWDVDTQRAFAEWEHRFDNDWVSKLTITGADHREDTQMFYMYAGVNGAGTDSFYGLASKYKGKTRDLIGDLSFTGPFQLLGREHQLTLGANAGRSRTQERSLYDSNLYYTEVSLADALNGALPLSNFDVASPAQTSDYTNRQKSLYSAARFSLRDDLHLLAGARLLSADSDGSSYGVEQNARNHGRTTPYLGLVYDLDPQYALYASYTEIFAPQSYRDPSGRQLDPLEGKSYEVGVKRQSLDKKSSITAAVFHTKQDNVATYAGYDASLGGSLYNGLSFEGQGLELEIAGEVLPGLQLSGGYTYLWITDEDDQRARRFIPRHQLTSNLTYRLPMAPKVKVGGSLRWQSEVQYDGVDNSRQDAYALVGLMAGYEIDRHWSTQLNLDNLTNEKYLQSPRYGQSNFGEPRSVTASVSWRY, from the coding sequence ATGAAACCTACCCTGGCCCCTCTGGCCGCCCGGATCCTGGCGGCCATTGCCGGCACCGCCTGCCCGCTCGTTCAGGCCGCGGACTCTCCGCTCGATCTCCCCAGCGATACCATCACCTCGTCGGTCATCGAGACCCAGGAAGGTGTCGCCCAGGGCTACCAGGGCAAGCCCACCACCGGTACCACCCGCCTCAACCTGACCAACCAGCAGACGCCCCAGGGCGTGACCTCGGTGACCCGGGAGCGCATGGACGACTTCCGCCAGGAAAGCGTGCGTGATGTGCTGGACTACACGCCGGGCATCAACGTGCAGAAGGTCGAGACCGACCGTACTTACTTCACCTCCCGCGGTTTCGACATCACCAACTTCCAGTACGACGGCTCCGGCATGCCATTCTTCTGGGGCGTACTGGTGGGCGATATCGACACCGCCCCCTATGAGCAGGTCGACATCCTGCACGGCGCCAACGGCGTCATGACCGGGCTGGGCAATCCCTCGGCCACGGTCAACTTCGTGCGCAAGCGCCCGACCTATACCCCCGAGGCCGAGGTCACCCTGAGCGCCGACTCCTGGGACAAGCGCCGGCTCGACATCGACGTGTCCGGCCCGCTCACCGAATCCGGCAACGTCCGCGGCCGGCTGATCTACGCCAACGAGAACAAGAACTCCTACCTGGATCGTTACTCGCGGGAAAAGAACGTCTTCGCCGGCCTGTTGGCCTTCGACCTGAGCGAGCGCGACACCCTGACCGTTGGCTTCGAACAGCAGAAGAGCGACGCCAACGGCGCCAGCTGGGGCGCCCTGCCGCTGACCGATGCCAGCGGTAACGCCATCCATTACCACAGCGTGCATTCGAACATCGCCCAGCCGTGGGTCTACTGGGACGTCGACACCCAGCGCGCCTTCGCCGAGTGGGAACACCGCTTCGACAACGACTGGGTATCCAAGCTGACCATCACCGGCGCGGATCACCGCGAAGACACCCAGATGTTCTACATGTACGCAGGCGTCAACGGAGCCGGTACGGATTCCTTCTACGGACTCGCCTCCAAGTACAAGGGCAAGACGCGTGACCTGATCGGCGATCTCTCCTTCACCGGGCCTTTCCAGCTGCTGGGCCGCGAACACCAGCTCACCCTGGGCGCCAACGCCGGTCGTTCGCGCACCCAGGAGCGCTCGCTGTACGACTCCAACCTCTATTACACCGAGGTCAGCCTGGCGGATGCCCTGAACGGTGCCCTGCCGCTGTCCAACTTCGATGTGGCCAGCCCGGCGCAGACCTCCGACTACACCAATCGCCAGAAAAGCCTCTATAGCGCGGCGCGCTTCAGCTTGAGGGATGATCTGCACCTGCTCGCAGGCGCGCGGCTGCTCAGCGCCGACAGCGATGGCAGCAGCTACGGCGTGGAGCAGAACGCCCGCAACCATGGCCGCACCACGCCCTACCTCGGCCTGGTCTACGATCTCGATCCCCAGTACGCCCTCTATGCCAGCTACACGGAGATCTTCGCCCCGCAAAGCTATCGGGACCCGAGTGGCAGGCAGCTCGACCCGCTGGAGGGCAAGAGCTACGAAGTGGGCGTCAAGCGGCAATCGCTGGACAAGAAGTCCAGCATCACCGCCGCGGTCTTCCACACCAAGCAGGACAACGTCGCCACCTATGCCGGCTACGATGCCAGCCTGGGCGGCAGCCTCTACAACGGTCTCTCGTTCGAGGGCCAGGGCCTGGAGCTGGAAATCGCCGGCGAAGTCCTGCCCGGCCTGCAACTCAGCGGCGGCTACACCTACCTGTGGATCACCGACGAGGACGACCAGCGCGCGCGACGCTTCATTCCCCGTCACCAGCTCACCTCCAACCTGACCTATCGCCTGCCCATGGCGCCCAAGGTCAAGGTCGGCGGCAGCCTGAGATGGCAGAGTGAGGTGCAGTACGACGGCGTCGACAACAGCCGGCAAGACGCCTATGCCCTGGTGGGCCTGATGGCCGGCTACGAGATCGACCGCCACTGGAGCACCCAGCTCAACCTCGACAACCTGACCAACGAGAAATACCTGCAATCGCCGCGCTACGGCCAGAGCAATTTCGGCGAACCGCGCAGCGTGACCGCCTCGGTCAGCTGGCGTTATTGA
- a CDS encoding aldo/keto reductase, with the protein MQKRTLGHSDLQVPPLCFGGNVFGWTLDEAQSFRMLDALLDAGLDFIDTADVYSRWAPGNQGGESETLLGKWFAKSGKRDRVILATKLGMDMGEGRKGLKASYVQQAVEASLKRLQTDRIDLYQAHCDDEHTPLEETLGAFAKLVEQGKVRVIGASNYGGQRLREAAKVAERLGVPTYQSLQPHYNLHARKDYEADLEPVVEELGLGVISYFSLASGFLTGKYRTKDDLKGSRAEMAKRYMDERGMAILAGLDEIAEKHDATPGQVALAWLIARPSITAPIVSATSQAQLDDLIAATRLQLPADDITLLDQVSAYH; encoded by the coding sequence ATGCAAAAACGTACCCTCGGCCATTCCGACCTGCAGGTCCCGCCGCTCTGCTTCGGTGGCAACGTCTTCGGCTGGACCCTCGACGAAGCTCAGTCCTTTCGCATGCTGGACGCCCTGCTCGACGCCGGACTCGACTTCATCGACACCGCCGACGTCTATTCACGCTGGGCGCCGGGCAACCAGGGCGGCGAATCCGAAACCCTGCTCGGCAAGTGGTTCGCCAAGAGCGGCAAGCGTGACCGGGTGATCCTGGCCACCAAGTTGGGTATGGACATGGGCGAAGGCCGCAAGGGCCTCAAGGCCAGCTATGTGCAGCAGGCGGTGGAAGCCTCGCTCAAGCGCCTGCAGACCGATCGCATCGATCTCTACCAGGCGCACTGCGACGACGAGCACACCCCGCTGGAAGAAACCCTGGGTGCCTTCGCCAAGCTGGTGGAACAGGGCAAGGTACGGGTGATCGGTGCTTCCAACTATGGCGGTCAGCGTCTGCGCGAAGCGGCGAAGGTGGCAGAGCGCCTGGGCGTGCCGACTTACCAAAGTCTGCAACCCCACTACAACCTGCACGCCCGCAAGGACTACGAGGCCGATCTGGAACCCGTGGTCGAGGAACTCGGCCTGGGCGTGATCAGCTATTTCTCCCTGGCCAGTGGCTTCCTCACCGGCAAGTACCGCACCAAGGACGACCTCAAGGGTTCGCGCGCGGAGATGGCCAAGCGCTACATGGACGAACGCGGCATGGCCATCCTGGCCGGCCTCGACGAGATCGCCGAAAAGCACGACGCCACCCCGGGTCAGGTCGCCCTGGCCTGGCTGATCGCCCGACCCAGCATCACCGCGCCCATCGTCAGCGCCACTTCCCAGGCCCAACTCGACGACCTGATCGCCGCCACCCGGCTGCAACTACCGGCCGACGACATCACCCTGCTGGATCAGGTCAGCGCCTACCACTGA
- a CDS encoding bifunctional diguanylate cyclase/phosphodiesterase → MPSAPVATRRSHKMLLRLFPAICALPILLGLGCYLLIKTATSQDADVQQRAQKYIARTLGQVQYEIAHNIINYAKWGEAYKNLHMKVNLFWANDERNVGDIPYELYGYNGVFVLNPQDRTVYAVINGLPSTAPIQQWLDGDLTKLLATARSHPGETESLVRLFSVSGVPALVAAATITTGDSYSVAPVPGTPSVMLFVNVLDKAKLDHLSETYGLPDLEPSHEPLPGFESMRVLDSSWLLNWHPPQPGAHLLHQTLPVFLAVVLTLALVLALLIRHALSSARQLDQQFDALVASQAELTRSEQRFRDLAEAASDWLWEVDAEGRLSYLSERFARITGNTPHSWLGRSLAELFSPETTTLPVWLAASADRLDEREVLRCHYRDRLGHPRVCEITARPLPNGAGYRGTASDITAAFTAQAEIEHLSQHDSLTGLSNRLHLQQFLASHLVRNPAYLTLLSLDLDRFKPINDSLGHAAGDQVLQEIAQRLQASLRPGGLVARVGGDEFIVVLVGALEKTVIEQICARLVTTLNRPILLEDQTVSVGTSIGVAQAPGQAMQAEELLRLADIALYQAKAAGRNCWCFYALEMDAQLSQRRQLEQELRQALPLGQLRLYYLRRHLPETDVLCGFEAQLRWAHPEQGLLLPDAFLPLAEETSLSVSLGLWLLDTACREAASWPVPLKLAVTLTARQFAGRTPLADVVAQALQHSGLAPDRLELQFSETLLESNSGELPAQLSALKALGVRLSLIDFGSGCVALELLHRQVLDGVRIDRRFIAQREHQELDPTIVQTLITVGQSLGLTVAAEGIDTAAQLDWLRAHRCSEVQGDYLGSALSTDQLTSLLATLGQAG, encoded by the coding sequence ATGCCGTCAGCTCCCGTCGCTACCCGCCGCAGCCACAAGATGCTACTGCGGCTGTTTCCCGCCATCTGCGCCCTGCCGATCCTACTCGGCCTGGGCTGCTACCTGCTGATCAAGACCGCCACCAGCCAGGATGCCGACGTTCAGCAGCGCGCACAGAAGTACATCGCCCGTACCCTGGGGCAGGTGCAATACGAAATCGCCCACAACATCATCAATTACGCCAAGTGGGGCGAGGCGTACAAAAACCTGCACATGAAGGTCAATCTGTTCTGGGCGAACGACGAGCGCAACGTCGGCGATATCCCCTACGAGCTGTACGGCTACAATGGCGTGTTCGTTCTCAATCCCCAGGATCGCACCGTCTACGCCGTAATCAATGGCCTGCCTTCGACGGCCCCCATCCAGCAGTGGCTCGACGGCGATCTGACCAAGCTGCTGGCGACGGCGCGCAGTCATCCCGGGGAAACCGAAAGTTTGGTACGGCTGTTCAGCGTCAGCGGTGTGCCTGCCCTGGTCGCCGCCGCAACCATCACCACTGGCGACAGCTACAGTGTGGCACCGGTACCCGGTACGCCGTCGGTGATGCTGTTCGTCAACGTACTCGACAAAGCCAAGCTCGATCATCTCAGCGAAACCTACGGCCTGCCTGATCTGGAACCCTCCCATGAACCCCTGCCCGGCTTCGAGTCCATGCGCGTGCTGGACTCTTCCTGGCTGCTGAACTGGCATCCACCCCAGCCCGGCGCCCACCTGCTGCACCAGACCCTGCCGGTGTTTCTCGCCGTCGTACTGACCCTGGCCCTGGTGCTGGCCCTGCTGATCCGCCATGCCCTGAGTTCGGCACGCCAGCTCGACCAGCAATTCGACGCCCTGGTCGCCAGCCAGGCGGAACTGACCCGCAGCGAACAGCGTTTTCGCGATCTGGCCGAGGCGGCGTCCGACTGGCTGTGGGAAGTCGATGCCGAGGGGCGTCTCTCCTATCTCTCCGAGCGCTTCGCCCGGATCACCGGCAATACGCCGCACAGCTGGCTCGGCCGCTCCCTAGCCGAATTGTTCAGCCCGGAGACCACCACCCTGCCTGTCTGGCTGGCCGCCAGTGCCGACCGCCTCGACGAACGCGAGGTGCTGCGCTGCCATTACCGCGACCGCCTGGGCCATCCCCGCGTCTGCGAGATCACCGCCCGCCCCTTGCCGAATGGCGCCGGCTATCGCGGCACTGCCAGCGACATCACCGCCGCCTTCACCGCCCAGGCCGAGATCGAGCACCTCTCGCAGCATGACAGCCTGACCGGTTTGTCGAATCGCCTCCATCTGCAGCAATTCCTCGCCAGCCATCTGGTCCGCAACCCGGCGTACCTGACCCTGCTCAGTCTCGACTTGGACCGCTTCAAGCCGATCAACGACAGCCTCGGTCACGCCGCCGGCGATCAGGTGTTGCAGGAGATCGCCCAGCGCCTGCAAGCCAGCCTGAGACCGGGTGGCCTGGTGGCACGCGTGGGCGGCGATGAATTCATCGTGGTGCTGGTCGGCGCTCTGGAAAAGACGGTGATCGAACAGATCTGCGCCCGCCTGGTGACGACCTTGAATCGCCCCATCCTGCTGGAAGACCAGACCGTCAGCGTCGGCACCAGCATCGGCGTCGCCCAGGCACCCGGCCAGGCGATGCAGGCCGAGGAACTGCTGCGGCTGGCCGATATCGCGCTCTACCAGGCCAAGGCCGCCGGGCGTAACTGCTGGTGCTTCTACGCCCTGGAGATGGACGCCCAGCTCAGTCAGCGGCGACAGCTGGAGCAGGAACTGCGCCAGGCGCTGCCGCTCGGCCAACTGCGCCTCTATTACCTGCGCCGGCACCTCCCGGAGACCGATGTCCTGTGCGGCTTCGAAGCGCAACTGCGCTGGGCGCATCCCGAGCAAGGGCTGTTGCTGCCGGACGCCTTCCTGCCGCTGGCCGAGGAGACCAGCCTCAGCGTTTCCCTGGGGTTATGGCTGCTGGATACCGCCTGCCGCGAGGCGGCCAGTTGGCCGGTGCCGCTGAAGCTCGCGGTGACCCTGACCGCCCGCCAATTCGCCGGTCGCACGCCCCTGGCGGACGTTGTCGCCCAGGCCTTGCAGCACAGCGGCCTGGCGCCCGACCGCCTGGAATTGCAGTTCAGTGAAACTCTGCTGGAGAGCAACAGCGGCGAGTTGCCAGCGCAGTTGAGTGCACTCAAGGCGCTCGGCGTGCGATTGAGCCTGATCGACTTCGGCAGCGGTTGCGTTGCACTCGAACTCCTGCACCGTCAGGTACTGGACGGGGTCCGCATCGACCGCCGCTTCATCGCCCAGCGCGAACACCAGGAGCTCGATCCCACCATCGTCCAGACGCTGATCACCGTTGGGCAATCGCTGGGGCTGACGGTGGCGGCCGAAGGCATCGACACCGCAGCGCAATTGGATTGGCTACGCGCGCACCGATGTTCCGAAGTCCAGGGCGACTACCTGGGCAGCGCCCTGTCCACCGACCAGTTGACCTCTCTGCTCGCCACGCTCGGGCAAGCAGGCTGA
- a CDS encoding DUF4136 domain-containing protein → MRCPLLCLALALFALAGCQGTNPYVASALPQASAPVLPQQDPAAYPAAPIDWGRFRSWTWAPGAAVISGGLDGATLQRAVADGLDQRGLRPAIDGARPDLLVRARLTQQQRSEQYTDYYDTNYGYGGYGPYGYGPGYGATIGQARTRTRTYLVDVLEIELLDPASGRVLWHSAAEQSAGGNSTERARTLSDTIRRVLASYPPS, encoded by the coding sequence ATGCGTTGCCCCCTGCTTTGCCTGGCGCTCGCGCTGTTCGCCCTGGCCGGATGCCAGGGCACCAATCCCTATGTCGCCAGCGCCCTGCCCCAGGCCTCGGCGCCGGTGCTGCCACAGCAGGACCCGGCTGCCTATCCGGCCGCACCCATCGATTGGGGCCGCTTCCGTAGCTGGACCTGGGCACCGGGTGCCGCCGTGATCAGCGGGGGGTTGGATGGCGCGACCCTGCAGCGGGCGGTAGCCGATGGGCTTGACCAACGCGGCCTGCGCCCGGCGATCGACGGTGCCCGCCCCGATCTACTGGTGCGCGCCCGTCTCACCCAGCAGCAACGCAGCGAGCAATACACCGATTATTACGACACCAACTACGGTTACGGCGGCTATGGCCCCTACGGCTACGGCCCCGGCTATGGCGCCACGATCGGCCAGGCGCGGACCCGCACCCGGACCTATCTGGTGGACGTGCTGGAGATAGAGCTGTTGGACCCTGCCAGCGGTCGCGTACTCTGGCATTCTGCCGCGGAGCAGTCCGCCGGCGGCAATAGCACCGAACGCGCCCGTACGCTGAGCGACACCATCCGCCGCGTTCTGGCCAGCTATCCACCGAGCTGA
- a CDS encoding methyltransferase domain-containing protein, translating into MSDTFFDDRATRFAANIYGGTKGAIRLAVLQADLTEVLPPRPLRVLDIGAGLGHMSLWLAQQGHAVTLAEPSAPMLAGAQEAFASAGLEADWLPLPWQELPRFAEPFDLVLCHAVLEWLETPTAILPTLQRCLPPDGWLSLAFYNRDALIYRNLLKGHFRKLKLGHYAGEGRGLTPQQPLDPREVETWLAPDWQIQARSGVRVFHDYMPPDFQARADGEELVAMELAHRRHPAFAGLGRYLHWLCQAKVE; encoded by the coding sequence GTGAGCGATACCTTCTTCGACGACCGGGCGACCCGCTTCGCTGCCAATATCTACGGCGGCACCAAGGGCGCCATCCGCTTGGCGGTGCTGCAGGCCGACCTCACCGAAGTACTGCCGCCGCGCCCGCTGCGGGTACTGGACATCGGCGCGGGCCTGGGCCACATGAGTCTCTGGCTGGCCCAGCAGGGCCATGCGGTGACCCTGGCCGAGCCCTCGGCGCCCATGCTCGCCGGTGCCCAGGAGGCCTTCGCCAGCGCCGGACTCGAAGCCGACTGGCTGCCACTGCCGTGGCAGGAGTTGCCCCGCTTCGCCGAACCCTTCGACTTGGTGCTCTGCCATGCGGTGCTGGAATGGCTGGAGACGCCCACGGCGATCCTGCCGACGCTGCAACGCTGCCTGCCCCCGGACGGCTGGTTGTCCCTGGCCTTCTACAACCGCGACGCCCTGATCTACCGCAACCTGCTCAAAGGGCACTTCCGCAAGCTCAAGCTGGGTCACTATGCCGGCGAGGGTCGCGGCCTCACGCCGCAACAGCCGCTCGATCCGCGCGAGGTGGAAACCTGGCTGGCGCCCGATTGGCAGATCCAGGCCCGCAGCGGCGTGCGGGTGTTCCACGACTACATGCCGCCGGACTTCCAAGCCCGCGCCGACGGCGAAGAGCTGGTGGCCATGGAACTGGCGCATCGCCGCCACCCCGCCTTCGCCGGCCTGGGGCGTTATCTGCATTGGCTCTGCCAAGCTAAGGTAGAGTGA
- a CDS encoding DUF4136 domain-containing protein — translation MKRCLLLLSVLLLAACAERMPINLDYDASRDFAAYRSWSWADPAIEYRPNDPRVRSDLTEQRLREAVSAGLDQRGLRPAAAGTRPDLKIKLYVILDQRQQSVSYSEPYWGGGWGSPWGPAWGPSPWGPSYVRTQTITYPVMTVQLDMLDGRDGKLVWRASEERLMDDQNATPAQRSAAFDRLVNQLLTHYPPRR, via the coding sequence ATGAAACGCTGTCTTCTGCTGCTGTCGGTCTTGCTGCTCGCGGCCTGCGCCGAGCGGATGCCCATCAACCTGGATTACGATGCCAGCCGTGATTTCGCGGCCTATCGCAGCTGGAGCTGGGCGGACCCGGCCATCGAGTATCGGCCCAACGACCCGCGGGTCCGCAGCGACCTCACCGAGCAACGCCTGCGTGAGGCGGTCAGCGCCGGCCTCGATCAGCGCGGCCTGCGCCCTGCGGCGGCCGGTACCCGGCCGGACCTGAAGATCAAGCTGTACGTCATTCTCGACCAGCGCCAGCAGAGCGTCAGCTACAGCGAGCCCTATTGGGGTGGCGGCTGGGGCAGCCCCTGGGGACCCGCTTGGGGTCCCAGCCCCTGGGGGCCGAGCTATGTCCGCACCCAGACCATCACCTATCCGGTGATGACGGTACAACTCGACATGCTCGACGGTCGCGACGGCAAGTTGGTCTGGCGTGCCAGCGAGGAACGCCTGATGGACGATCAGAACGCCACGCCGGCGCAGCGCAGCGCCGCCTTCGATCGCCTGGTGAACCAACTGCTGACCCACTATCCGCCGCGTCGCTGA